A section of the Oncorhynchus gorbuscha isolate QuinsamMale2020 ecotype Even-year unplaced genomic scaffold, OgorEven_v1.0 Un_scaffold_1202, whole genome shotgun sequence genome encodes:
- the LOC124021750 gene encoding hematopoietically-expressed homeobox protein hhex-like, with the protein MQYQHSALSAMGVPLYAPTPIQPVHPTPFYIEDILGRNETLTQSSAVVSTPNLPSPNSSFTSLVSPYRTPIYEPTPIHPAFSHHAALTATYASGAFANSLYPFHRSMGDYTLLRHDPLGKQLLWSPFIQRPLHKRKGGQVRFSNDQTIELEKKFETQKYLSPPERKRLAKMLQLSERQVKTWFQNRRAKWRRLKQENPTGSKTDLEDDSTGRNCEEGPESGVSLSPGRDQRCRATEMTHTHSRLQCSTSPLSQGQIESDISDDTDQELDIEDDMEFPLNPPI; encoded by the exons ATGCAGTACCAACACAGTGCGCTTTCAGCCATGGGTGTTCCTCTTTACGCGCCGACCCCTATCCAGCCCGTCCACCCAACTCCTTTCTACATCGAAGACATCCTGGGGAGAAATGAGACCCTGACCCAGTCTTCAGCGGTGGTCTCCACGCCAAATCTACCGTCACCGAATTCATCCTTCACCAGTTTGGTCTCTCCGTACCGGACCCCCATCTATGAACCGACACCGATCCACCCTGCGTTCTCTCACCACGCTGCGCTCACCGCCACGTATGCCTCCGGGGCTTTCGCTAATTCACTGTATCCATTCCACCGGTCTATGGGGGACTATACTCTGCTCAGGCACGACCCGCTTG GGAAACAACTTCTATGGAGCCCGTTCATTCAGCGTCCACTGCACAAGAGAAAAGGTGGACAAGTCCGATTCTCCAACGACCAGACAATAGAGCTGGAAAAGAAGTTTGAGACGCAGAAATACCTTTCACCACCCGAACGAAAACGACTGGCTAAAATGTTGCAACTGAGTGAACGACAG GTGAAGACGTGGTTCCAAAATCGAAGAGCCAAGTGGAGGCGACTGAAGCAG GAGAACCCCACCGGCAGTAAGACAGATCTGGAGGACGATAGCACCGGGAGAAACTGCGAGGAGGGACCGGAGTCAGGTGTGAGCCTCAGTCCGGGCCGGGACCAGAGATGTAGGGCTACAGAGATGACGCACACTCACAGTCGGTTGCAGTGTTCCACGTCGCCTCTATCACAAGGACAAATAGAGTCCGACATTTCAGATGATACAGACCAAGAGCTGGACATAGAGGATGACATGGAGTTCCCACTGAATCCACCGATATGA